The stretch of DNA GGGGACGCCGATCACCTCGATCATCACCGTCACCGCTCGCACCGGCCCCGGCGAGATCAGCGCCATCGTCGTCCCCGCCGGGACGCCCGGCCTCGAGGTGCAGCCCTCGTACCGCAAGCTCGGCTGGCACGCCTCCGACACCCACGGCCTGGGCTTCAGCGACTGCCGGGTCCCGGCCGACCACCTCCTCGGTGAGCGCGGGCGAGGCTTCGCCGCCTTCCTGAGCCTCCTCGACGAGGGCCGGGTCGCCATCTCGGCGCTGGCCGTCGGCTGCATCGAGGCGTGCCTGGAGGCGTCGGTGGCCTATGCCAAGGAGCGCCACGCCTTCGGGCGGCCCATCGGCGCCAACCAGGCGGTGGCCTTCGCGTGCGCCGACCTGGCGGTGATGGCGGCCAACGCCCGCAGCCTCACCTACACGGCGGCGGCACTGAAGGACGCCGGCAAGCCCTTCAAGCAGGCAGCGGCCATGGCCAAGCTGTACTCGACCGAGGCGGCGGTGAGCGCGACCCGGACGGCCACCCAGATCTTCGGCGGATCGGGCTTCATCGACGACACGCCGGTGGCCCGCTTCTACCGGGACGCCAAGGTCCTCGAGATCGGCGAGGGCACCAGCGAGATCCAGCGGCTCGTCATCAGCCGCGGCCTCGGCCTGCCGGTCGAGTAGCGGGGCCGCCTCGGCGTTCGGCGCTCGGCGTCGTATCCTCACCGGCGATGGTCGCCGCCACCCCCGCGAGCGTCCGCCTTCGGCGCACCTGGCCGCAGCGGCTGCTCATCACGTTCAACTGCCTGCTGATCGTGGGCTGCCTCAGCGCCGCGGGCGGCGTCGGGTACTTCTACTACCGCTTCGGCACCCTCCCCCGGCTGACCTTCGGTGACGGCGTGCTCAGCGGCGACTCCGACCCCGGTGGCGCCCAGAACTACCTGCTGGTGGGCAGCGACACCCGGGCGGGCCAGGATGCCGAGTCGTTCGGCACGGTTGGTGGTGCGAGGGCCGACACGATGATCCTGGTGCGGATCGACCCCCGCGCCGAGCGGGCGGCGATGGTCTCGTTCCCCCGCGACCTCTTCATCCCGATCTACAGCGCCGAGGGGCTCGAGGGGGGTCGGGATCGCATCAACACCGCCTTTGCGAACGGCCCCGATCAGCTCGTCATGACCATCACCAAGAACTTCGGCATCCCCATCCACCACTACGTGCAGGTCAACTTCGCCGGGTTCCGCGACCTGGTCGACGCCGTCGGCGGCGTGGAGCTGTACCTGGCCGGCGCGGTGCGCGACCGCGAACCGGGGACGGGTCGCAACGTCGCCGGCCTCGACGTGCCCGAGAGCGGTTGCGTGACGCTCGGTGGCGGCCAGGCCCTGGCCTACGTGCGCAGTCGCAACTTCGAGCAGTTCGTCGACGGCCGGTGGCAGCGCGACCCCAGCGGCGACCACGGGCGCATCCAGCGCCAGCAGGACTTCATCCGCCGGGCCGTCCGGGCGGCGCTGTCCGAGGGCCTCACCAACCCCACCAAGCTGAACCAGCTCCTCGACGTGGCCGACGACAACATCGTCGTCGACAGCAAGCTCGACGGGCGCGACGTGGTCAACATCGGGAAGCGCTTCCGGTCGCTGACGCCCGACACCCTCGACCAGCGCTCGCTGGTGGTCAGCGACTTCCGGACGTCGGCGGGGGCCGCCGTCCTGCGCCTCGTCGACGGGCCGGACAACGAGGAGACCTTCGACATCTTCCGAGGGATCGAGGCCGGCCCCGAGGACGTCACGCCGGCGTCGGTGCGGCTGCGCGTGCTCAACGGGACGGGGCGCTCGCGCGAGGCCGGCGGCGCCCGCGACGGCCTGGGCGTGGCCGGGTTCAACGTGGTCGGCGTGGGCGACGGTTCCTTCGGCACCGACCTCACGACCATCCGCTACGCCGCCGGGCAGGAGGCCAAGGCCGCCCTCCTCGCCGCCTACCTCGTCAGCCCCGGAGCCCACTTCGTCCTCGACCCCGCCCTCACCGTCGACATCGTGCTCACCACCGGCATGGACTACGAGGGCATCCTCGCCGAGCCCCGCCCGGTGGAGGCGGTGCCGCCCCCGGCGGCCGAGGAGCCCCCGCCCCCGGCCGACGAGGCGCCCGAGGCCGAGGCCGAACCAGACCCTGCGGAGGACTGCTGACGTGAAGGGCATCGTCCTCGCCGGGGGTTCCGGCACGCGCCTGCACCCGGTGACGCGGGCCGTCTCCAAGCAGCTGTTGCCGGTCTACGACAAGCCGATGGTCTTCTACCCCCTGTCGGTGCTGATGCTGGCGGGCGTGCGCGACGTGCTGCTCATCTCCACGCCCGACGACCTGCCGCTGTTCCGCCGGCTGCTGGGCGACGGCACCGACATCGGCATGCGGATGACCTACGCCGAGCAGGCCGAGCCGCGCGGCCTGGCCGAGGCGTTCGTGATCGGGGCCGACCACATCGGCGACGACAGTGCCGCGATGGTGCTCGGCGACAACATCTTCCACGGCCACGGGCTCTCACAGATCCTCCAAGCCGAGGTCGCCGCCCTCGACGGGTGCACCCTCTTCGGCTACTCGGTCAAGGACCCCGAGCGCTACGGCGTGGCCACCACCGACGGCGCCGGTCGCATCGTCGACATCGAGGAGAAGCCGGCCCATCCGAAGTCGTCCACCGCGGTCACCGGCCTCTACCTCTACGACAACGACGTGGTCCGCTACGCCGCCGAGGTGAAGCCGTCGGCCCGCGGCGAGCTCGAGATCACCGACATCAACAACCGCTACGTGGCCGAGGGGCGGGCCAAGCTCGTCGAGCTGGGGCGGGGCATGGCCTGGCTCGACACCGGCACCCACGACTCGCTGTTGGAGGCCTCCACGTTCGTGCAGGTGCTCGAGCACCGCCAGGGCGACCAGATCGCCTGCCTGGAGGAGATCGCGTTCCGCCAGGGCTGGATCGAGCGGGAGCAGCTGGTGGAGCTGGCGGCGCAGTACGGGAAGTCGTCCTACGGCGACACCCTCCGCCGCCTCGCCGCCACGTAACCTCGCTGGCCATGAACGTCCTGATCACCGGCGGCGCCGGGTTCATCGGCGCCAACCTCGTGCGCCGTTGGGTGAGGGACTCGCCCGGCGACGCGGTGGTGGTGCTGGACGCGCTCACCTACGCCGGCAACCTGGCCAACCTCGAAGGCATCGACCAGCTGGTCACCTTCGTTCACGGCGACATCGCCGACGAGCCGCTGGTCCAGTCGCTGCTGCGGGAGCACCACGTCGACGTCATCATCAACGTCGCCGCTGAGTCGCACAACAGCTTGGCGGTGCTCGACCCGGGCTTGTTCTTCAGGACCAACGTGCTGGGCACGCAGTCGCTGCTGGAGGCGGCACGGCAGGTCGGGGTGCACCGGTTCCACCACATCTCCACGTGCGAGGTATACGGCGACCTCCCGCTCGACAGCGACGAGGCGTTCACCGAGTCGTCTCCGTACCGGCCCCGCACGCCGTACAACGCCTCCAAGGCAGGAGCCGACCACGCGGTCCGTGCCTACGCCGAGACCTTTGGGCTGCCCGTCACCATCACCAACTGCGCCAACAACTACGGGCCCTACCAGTTCCCGGAGAAGGTGATCCCCTACTTCACCACCCTCGCCCTCGACGACAAGCCGCTCCCGCTCTACGCCTCAACCGAGAACCGGCGTGAGTGGATCCACGTCGACGACCACTGTGCCGCCATCGAGATGGTCGTCCGTGAGGGCCGCGTCGGCGAGACGTATCACGTCGGCACGGGCACCGAGGCGTCGATCGACGACATCGCCGACGCCGTGCTCGGCGCCCTCGGCAAGCCGGCGTCGCTCAAGACCATCGTGCCCGACCGTCCCGGCCACGATCGTCGCTACCTGCTCGACTCCTCGAAGATCCGCCGCGAGCTGGGATGGGAGCCGACCGTCGACTGGCCGGGTGGTCTCGCTTCGACCGTGGCGTGGTACGCCGACAACCGGTCGTGGTGGGAGCCGCTGCTCGGTCGGGCGCCGGTGGTCGAGGCGGCCTGGCCTGGCGGTGCTGCGGGCGCTCCATCGTGAGACGACCCACGGTGCTCGTCACCGGGGCCGGGGGCCAGCTCGGGACCGACCTGGTCGCCACCTTCGAGGCCGGCGGCCACCACGTCGTGGCTGCCGACCGGGCCACCCTCGACGTGTCCGACCGCCACGCCGTGCTCCAGGCGCTCACCGGGGTGCGGCCCGAGCTCGTGGTGCACGCCGCGGCGTGGACGGCGGTCGACGCCTGCGAGTCCGACCCCGACCGCGCCTATGCCGTGAACGCCCTCGGCACCCGCCACGTGGCCGAGGGTGCCCGGCTGGTCGGTGCCCACGTGGTCGCGATCTCCACCGACTACGTCTTCGACGGCACCTCGGACCGGCCCTACGTGGAGTGGGACCAGCCCAACCCGCAGTCGGTGTACGGGCGCTCGAAGCTCGGCGGCGAGCTCGAGCTCGATCCGGCCGCCACGCTGGTGCGCACGGGGTGGGTGGTGGGTCCCCATGGCCACAACATGGCCAAGACGGTGCTGCGCCTCCACGCCGAGGGCCGCCCGCTGGCCTTCGTCGACGACCAGCGGGGCAGCCCCACCACCACCGGCGACCTGGCGGCCGCCGTCTGCCGTCTGGCCGTGGCCCGCCAGCCCGGCACGTTCCACGTCACCAACCAGGGCGACACCACCTGGCACGGCTTCGCCCGCGCCGTGGTCGCCGCAGCCGGCGGCGATCCCGGGGCGGTGCGGGCCATCACCACCGCCGAGCTCGATCCGCCCCGTCAGGCACCCCGGCCCGCCATGTCGGTGCTCGACAACGCCGCCCTCCGGCTCCAGGGACTGCCCCTCCTGCCAGACTGGAAAGACTCGCTGGACCGACTGGTGAAGGAGCTCGTGGGTGAGTAGCAGGATCGCGATCGTCGGCACCGGCTACGTCGGGCTCACCACCGGCGCCTACCTGGCCCATCTGGGGCACACGGTGGTCTGCGCCGACCTCGACGCCGCCAAGGTCGAGCAGCTGAACCGGGGCGAGGTGCCCATCCTCGAGGCCGGCCTCGACGAGCTGGTGGCAGAGGGCCTCGACACCGACCGGCTGTCGTTCGTCGTCGGCGCCGCCAACGCCGTGGTCGACGCCGAGTTCGTGTTCCTCTGCGTGCAGACCCCCCAGGACGACGACGGCTCGGCCGACCTCACCTACATCCGCGAGGCGGCGAGCGAGATCGGGCCGGCGCTCGAGGCCGAGTGCGTCGTGATCAACAAGTCGACCGTGCCCGTCGGCTCCACCCGGGTGGTCGAAGCGGCCGTCGGCCGCGACGACATCTTCGTGGTCTCCAACCCCGAGTTCCTCCGCGAGGGCTCGGCGGTCCACGACTGCCTCCACCCCGACCGCATCGTGATCGGCTCCGACGACCAGGCCGCTGCCATGCGGGTCGCCGACCTCTTCGCCAGCCTCAAGGCGCCGCTGGTGGTCACCGACCCCGCCTCGGCCGAGACGATCAAGTACGCCTCCAACGCCTTCCTCGCCACCAAGGTCAGCTACGTCAACGCCCTCGCCAACGTCTGCGAGGCGGTGGGCGCCGACGTGCGCGAGGTCGTCCTCGGCATGGGCTACGACAAGCGCATCGGCTTCGAGTTCCTCAAGCCCGGCCCCGGCTGGGGCGGTAGTTGCTTCGTCCCCGACGAGACGGTGCTGGCGGCCCGGGGCGGCCGGCTGCGGCTGTTGACCTTCGAGCAGCTCTTCGCCGAGGTCGAACGGGTCGGGTCGGATGGGTGGTCCGTGCTCTCATGGGTCCCAGGTGAGGTGACCGCCGAGCTGCTCCCCGTGTCGACGTTCACCGCCCGTCCGTGGGACGGCGACGTGACCGAGGTCCGCACCAAGATGGGCCGACGTGTGACGACCACGCCATGCCACCCCTTCGTCGTCGGTGACGGGGTCGCCGGGCTCCCAGGATCGGTCAAGCGTGCGGACGAGCTGACCACCCGCGACTGGCTCCCCATCGCGCAGGGCATGCCGGTCTTCGTCGACGACCGTGACGAGTCGTCAACGGTCCTCGACGGGCTGGGGAGTGCGGGCATCGCGCCAGAGGCGGTGATCGTCCACCTCTCGGAGAGCCAGCGCCAACTCGCTCGCAAGCGAGACCACCGTCTGCCCGCCCACCGTCGGTACGAGTCGCGCCGGACCGGCTGCCTCCGCCTCCACGAGGTCCGAGAGCTCGACCTCCCAGAGGGCGAGGGAACCTTCGGGACGGTCAACAACGGAACGTTCGTCCCCGCGGGTCTCGACATGGATCACGCCTTCTGGCGCATGGTCGGTCTCTACCTGGCCGAAGGGCACATCGGCAGCGACGGCACCCGCCGGCGCATTGCGTGGTCGTTCCACCTGACCGACGAGCCGGAGCTCGTCGAGGAGGTGGCTGGCTACTGGACGAGCGTCGGGGTGAAGGCGACGGTGAGGCCCATGACGACCGCCTGTC from Acidimicrobiales bacterium encodes:
- a CDS encoding acyl-CoA dehydrogenase family protein, with amino-acid sequence MQELTPEQEAFRAVVRDFAQAEIAPHAAEWDRDHHFPVDTVLAMGALGLFGLPFPEEYGGSDADFTTVCLAIEELARVDHSMAITLSVTCGLGAGPIHRFGTEEQKQRWLPDICEGRAIAAFGLTEPDAGSDAGATRTRATLDEATGEWVIDGEKAFITNSGTPITSIITVTARTGPGEISAIVVPAGTPGLEVQPSYRKLGWHASDTHGLGFSDCRVPADHLLGERGRGFAAFLSLLDEGRVAISALAVGCIEACLEASVAYAKERHAFGRPIGANQAVAFACADLAVMAANARSLTYTAAALKDAGKPFKQAAAMAKLYSTEAAVSATRTATQIFGGSGFIDDTPVARFYRDAKVLEIGEGTSEIQRLVISRGLGLPVE
- a CDS encoding LCP family protein — protein: MVAATPASVRLRRTWPQRLLITFNCLLIVGCLSAAGGVGYFYYRFGTLPRLTFGDGVLSGDSDPGGAQNYLLVGSDTRAGQDAESFGTVGGARADTMILVRIDPRAERAAMVSFPRDLFIPIYSAEGLEGGRDRINTAFANGPDQLVMTITKNFGIPIHHYVQVNFAGFRDLVDAVGGVELYLAGAVRDREPGTGRNVAGLDVPESGCVTLGGGQALAYVRSRNFEQFVDGRWQRDPSGDHGRIQRQQDFIRRAVRAALSEGLTNPTKLNQLLDVADDNIVVDSKLDGRDVVNIGKRFRSLTPDTLDQRSLVVSDFRTSAGAAVLRLVDGPDNEETFDIFRGIEAGPEDVTPASVRLRVLNGTGRSREAGGARDGLGVAGFNVVGVGDGSFGTDLTTIRYAAGQEAKAALLAAYLVSPGAHFVLDPALTVDIVLTTGMDYEGILAEPRPVEAVPPPAAEEPPPPADEAPEAEAEPDPAEDC
- the rfbA gene encoding glucose-1-phosphate thymidylyltransferase RfbA; the encoded protein is MKGIVLAGGSGTRLHPVTRAVSKQLLPVYDKPMVFYPLSVLMLAGVRDVLLISTPDDLPLFRRLLGDGTDIGMRMTYAEQAEPRGLAEAFVIGADHIGDDSAAMVLGDNIFHGHGLSQILQAEVAALDGCTLFGYSVKDPERYGVATTDGAGRIVDIEEKPAHPKSSTAVTGLYLYDNDVVRYAAEVKPSARGELEITDINNRYVAEGRAKLVELGRGMAWLDTGTHDSLLEASTFVQVLEHRQGDQIACLEEIAFRQGWIEREQLVELAAQYGKSSYGDTLRRLAAT
- the rfbB gene encoding dTDP-glucose 4,6-dehydratase; the encoded protein is MNVLITGGAGFIGANLVRRWVRDSPGDAVVVLDALTYAGNLANLEGIDQLVTFVHGDIADEPLVQSLLREHHVDVIINVAAESHNSLAVLDPGLFFRTNVLGTQSLLEAARQVGVHRFHHISTCEVYGDLPLDSDEAFTESSPYRPRTPYNASKAGADHAVRAYAETFGLPVTITNCANNYGPYQFPEKVIPYFTTLALDDKPLPLYASTENRREWIHVDDHCAAIEMVVREGRVGETYHVGTGTEASIDDIADAVLGALGKPASLKTIVPDRPGHDRRYLLDSSKIRRELGWEPTVDWPGGLASTVAWYADNRSWWEPLLGRAPVVEAAWPGGAAGAPS
- the rfbD gene encoding dTDP-4-dehydrorhamnose reductase; translation: MRRPTVLVTGAGGQLGTDLVATFEAGGHHVVAADRATLDVSDRHAVLQALTGVRPELVVHAAAWTAVDACESDPDRAYAVNALGTRHVAEGARLVGAHVVAISTDYVFDGTSDRPYVEWDQPNPQSVYGRSKLGGELELDPAATLVRTGWVVGPHGHNMAKTVLRLHAEGRPLAFVDDQRGSPTTTGDLAAAVCRLAVARQPGTFHVTNQGDTTWHGFARAVVAAAGGDPGAVRAITTAELDPPRQAPRPAMSVLDNAALRLQGLPLLPDWKDSLDRLVKELVGE
- a CDS encoding nucleotide sugar dehydrogenase, with product MSSRIAIVGTGYVGLTTGAYLAHLGHTVVCADLDAAKVEQLNRGEVPILEAGLDELVAEGLDTDRLSFVVGAANAVVDAEFVFLCVQTPQDDDGSADLTYIREAASEIGPALEAECVVINKSTVPVGSTRVVEAAVGRDDIFVVSNPEFLREGSAVHDCLHPDRIVIGSDDQAAAMRVADLFASLKAPLVVTDPASAETIKYASNAFLATKVSYVNALANVCEAVGADVREVVLGMGYDKRIGFEFLKPGPGWGGSCFVPDETVLAARGGRLRLLTFEQLFAEVERVGSDGWSVLSWVPGEVTAELLPVSTFTARPWDGDVTEVRTKMGRRVTTTPCHPFVVGDGVAGLPGSVKRADELTTRDWLPIAQGMPVFVDDRDESSTVLDGLGSAGIAPEAVIVHLSESQRQLARKRDHRLPAHRRYESRRTGCLRLHEVRELDLPEGEGTFGTVNNGTFVPAGLDMDHAFWRMVGLYLAEGHIGSDGTRRRIAWSFHLTDEPELVEEVAGYWTSVGVKATVRPMTTACQVSVSSRILAGWFEHVLEVGADCYSKRIPDAIWTAPESHKRELLRGLWDGDGSWSLVRGGPSVVLEYGTVSRDLADGMLRLLGDLGIVARLKVGRTAKSTVDTYWLTISGADQIDKCAWLLPDDEQLEVRRATAGQAKRIAPTGYRRFAESKNAAWVRVTSTERRHHRGTVYSLEVPGAHTVVTSFGLVGHNCFPKDTRAMVHIAEEAGYDFGLLKGVITVNDEQYERMADKVERMAGGSLEGCVVAAWGLTFKARTDDIRDSPAIAVIRRLQERGATVQAYDPAIPRTRTGLEGIDVRPDAYAAAEGAEVLVVLTEWDELRWLDFAKVAGLMRGARIVDTRNLLEPAAVRRLGFAYDGLGRA